Proteins encoded together in one Musa acuminata AAA Group cultivar baxijiao chromosome BXJ3-6, Cavendish_Baxijiao_AAA, whole genome shotgun sequence window:
- the LOC103986874 gene encoding uncharacterized protein LOC103986874 isoform X2: protein MQQFNPTKGKRKDRSDQGTEHIKRERSFPKPDDGDSASFKCENMIKAEIVKITEKGGLVTTEGVEKLLNLMQLDRTEKKIDVAGRVLVADVIAATDRYDCLGRFVQLRGVPILDDWLQEVRKPKAGDGSSPKESDKAVEELLLALLRALAKLPVNLNALQTCNIGKSVNNLRNHKNSEIQKKARSLIDIWKKRVDAEITKTDDAKSVAPSQPVWQVKPGSSDISNAGNRRAGSTEVGVKSPATQTASCKIMPGKPGTSDAVVKSSSVTQGSLKKGSTLTTSTAVVLKDPLFKAAANIGSAEMPPTAGKEEKSSSLSQAQNNSQTCSTDRAKVGTSLKEDTRNSSAGSINAAKAVGSSRHRRSSNGASGTSSSGVQKETNLGKSGSLNKTTTLEKSSLSGLTCDKPIDTPAVDSGNNQRLILRLPNPAQSPAQSASGGSFEDPSISGSRASSPGVSDKHEYNDRRTKVKGDVCPNTATDANTESWQSNDVKELAVGAGGFISPAVDEEHVGTTEDTGKAAEAPIAACSSSGNDRGVFLTEPRTRGSFSSINALIESCVKYSEANTPLVVDDDIGMNLLASVAAGEMTTSDLISPTSSPGTSPVTEDPSTEAKPRLPSDDAAQSHFESDEVVVADSNKQENSVASILTKDASYQDGANFSGDNGIAVPLQDNKLISGHAEKSFAALSPKTEDYYATSELKLEGERDRHFSMSKPVKREKQDNDRAFQLEEQRLTDEKVLDCHTDCKLKERGLSADGSMHVECAYQTIGDGNPCNSEIACKNGCDFDLSSSGINTEKLVVEESQICTTGKETTEVVTSSDQQQLLITDDRSGDAVMSSHDVPCPENADESRTCVPGNIGGSHLESNDKQVDNSLNPSNLDESARPATASDTAGVEDLKVTEAHETSPVGSTSQEPPSSCTNQDTGYQSEAAGSRLSMGLASQETPLCCMNQDTENQSKPAGCRLSGIVGDGREDLASSLEASLLAVIADSDVASKLDFDLNEGIPGDDGNNGETAVSVATFCSTAIDLPCLSPFANPMSNVSPAPITVAAPAKGAFVPPENLLKSKDEPGWKGSAATSAFRPAEPRKVLEMPPSSPDMPPSDSAGKECRAPLNFDLNEPDEGVLEDMTMQSFSKTTGFELGTESNLDVPPQISGGLDLDLNRTDEGTENGQFLASSSHRLEVPLLTVGPALTVLPSREANMLRDFDLNNGPIPDEVSAESITRSQNIKNISSMPFLFPVSSIRTNAAELGSVSSWFPPGSSYPAVAIPSLTNREQPYPIVAAPGTQRILGPITASGPFGGDVHRGAVLSSSPAMAFTPAAAFPYAGFTYGSNFPLASTSFSGAPTTFVDSSSGAGSSFPAIPSPLVGPAGTVLSNYRRPYTMSFPEGSTSGGSDNTRKWITPSLDLNAGPGNADIDGSSWASRQLLVTTSQAFTEEQVRMYTVPGGGLKRKEPEGGWDADRSAYKQLSWQ, encoded by the exons ATGCAACAATTCAATCCG ACCAAGGGGAAAAGAAAGGATAGGAGTGATCAGGGCACTGAGCATATCAAGAGAGAGCGTTCTTTTCCTAAACCAGATGATGGTGATTCTGCTAGCTTTAAATGTGAGAACATGATAAAAGCAGAAATAGTCAAAATAACAGAAAAAGGTGGACTTGTAACCACTGAGGGGGTTGAGAAATTGTTGAACCTGATGCAACTTGATAGAACTGAGAAGAAAATAGATGTTGCTGGTAGGGTGCTGGTTGCAGATGTGATTGCAGCCACTGATCGATATGATTGCCTTGGCAGGTTTGTGCAGCTTAGGGGTGTGCCGATTCTGGATGATTGGCTTCAGGAGGTGCGCAAACCTAAGGCTGGTGATGGTAGTAGTCCCAAAGAAAGTGATAAAGCTGTTGAGGAATTACTCTTGGCTCTTCTTCGTGCACTCGCTAAACTACCTGTGAACCTTAATGCTCTACAGACTTGTAACATTGGTAAATCTGTGAATAATTTACGGAACCATAAAAACTCAGAGATCCAGAAGAAAGCCAGGAGCCTTATTGACATTTGGAAGAAACGGGTTGATGCCGAAATCACAAAGACCGATGATGCAAAATCTGTTGCGCCGAGCCAACCTGTTTGGCAAGTAAAGCCAGGATCTTCTGATATTTCTAATGCGGGAAATAGACGTGCTGGATCGACTGAGGTGGGTGTGAAGAGCCCTGCAACTCAGACTGCATCATGTAAAATTATGCCTGGTAAGCCTGGAACATCAGATGCTGTTGTGAAGTCATCTTCAGTGACACAAGGGTCTTTGAAAAAGGGATCAACTCTGACAACATCTACTGCAGTTGTCTTGAAGGACCCACTTTTCAAAGCAGCCGCTAACATTGGGAGTGCAGAGATGCCACCAACAGCAGGCAAAGAAGAGAAGAGCAGTAGTTTAAGTCAAGCTCAGAACAATAGCCAGACTTGTTCTACTGATCGGGCAAAAGTTGGTACTTCGTTGAAGGAAGACACAAGGAATTCAAGTGCTGGGTCAATAAATGCTGCCAAGGCTGTCGGCTCATCTCGTCACCGAAGATCTAGCAATGGGGCCTCGGGAACCAGTAGTTCTGGAGTTCAGAAGGAAACTAATCTGGGTAAATCTGGTTCCCTCAATAAGACTACAACTTTGGAAAAATCATCACTATCAGGATTGACATGTGATAAACCAATTGATACGCCTGCTGTAGATAGTGGAAATAATCAGAGACTCATTCTTAGGCTTCCGAATCCTGCTCAAAGCCCTGCACAAAGTGCAAGTGGAGGTTCTTTTGAAGATCCATCAATTTCAGGCAGCAGAGCATCATCTCCTGGGGTCTCAGACAAGCATGAGTACAATGATCGTAGAACAAAAGTAAAGGGTGATGTTTGTCCTAATACTGCTACAGATGCTAATACAGAGTCTTGGCAGAGCAATGATGTCAAAGAACTGGCAGTAGGAGCTGGAGGTTTTATATCACCTGCTGTTGATGAAGAGCATGTTGGGACTACTGAAGATACCGGGAAGGCTGCAGAGGCTCCAATAGCTGCATGTTCATCATCTGGAAATGACAGGGGGGTCTTCTTGACTGAACCCAGGACAAGGGGATCTTTTAGTTCTATAAATGCCTTGATCGAAAGCTGTGTCAAATACTCTGAAGCAAATACTCCTTTGGTTGTTGATGATGATATTGGGATGAATCTACTTGCTAGTGTGGCAGCTGGAGAAATGACCACGTCTGACTTAATTTCTCCTACCAGCTCTCCTGGAACTTCGCCTGTGACAGAGGATCCGTCTACGGAGGCCAAGCCAAGGTTGCCAAGTGATGATGCAGCCCAGAGCCATTTTGAGTCAGATGAAGTTGTCGTTGCCGATTCCAATAAGCAAGAGAACAGTGTTGCTTCTATCTTAACTAAGGATGCCTCATATCAGGATGGTGCAAACTTTTCTGGAGACAATGGAATTGCTGTCCCCTTGCAGGATAACAAATTGATAAGCGGTCATGCGGAGAAATCTTTTGCTGCTCTGAGTCCTAAAACTGAAGACTATTATGCTACATCTGAGCTGAAACTTGAGGGAGAAAGAGATCGGCATTTTTCCATGTCCAAACCAGTTAAAAGGGAGAAGCAGGACAATGATAGAGCGTTTCAGCTTGAGGAACAACGGTTAACAGATGAGAAGGTTCTAGACTGTCATACAGATTGCAAGCTTAAAGAAAGAGGCTTATCAGCAGATGGAAGCATGCATGTTGAATGTGCTTATCAAACGATTGGAGATGGCAATCCATGTAACTCTGAAATTGCTTGCAAAAATGGATGTGATTTTGACCTTTCTTCTTCAGGGATTAATACAGAAAAGCTTGTTGTTGAGGAGTCTCAAATATGTACTACCGGAAAAGAAACAACCGAGGTTGTAACCTCATCTGACCAGCAGCAACTTCTGATAACAGATGATAGAAGTGGTGATGCTGTTATGTCATCTCATGATGTGCCGTGTCCTGAAAATGCTGATGAATCCAGGACTTGTGTGCCTGGTAACATAGGGGGAAGTCACTTGGAGTCAAATGATAAACAGGTAGATAACAGCCTCAATCCAAGTAACCTTGATGAATCAGCTAGACCAGCAACTGCCTCCGACACTGCTGGGGTTGAAGATTTGAAAGTAACGGAGGCTCATGAAACTTCTCCAGTGGGATCAACCAGTCAAGAACCACCATCGAGTTGTACGAACCAAGATACTGGTTATCAATCAGAGGCTGCTGGTTCTAGGTTATCAATGGGATTAGCCAGTCAAGAAACACCATTGTGTTGTATGAACCAAGATACTGAGAATCAATCAAAGCCTGCTGGTTGTAGATTATCTGGGATTGTTGGAGATGGGAGGGAGGATCTTGCGTCATCTTTAGAGGCCTCTTTATTGGCTGTTATTGCTGATTCAGATGTTGCCAGTAAGCTTGACTTTGATTTGAATGAAGGCATCCCTGGAGATGATGGAAACAATGGTGAGACTGCTGTTTCAGTTGCAACATTCTGCTCCACGGCAATTGATTTGCCCTGCCTGTCTCCTTTTGCAAATCCAATGTCAAATGTCTCACCTGCTCCAATAACAGTAGCTGCACCAGCAAAAGGGGCTTTTGTTCCACCTGAAAACTTGCTTAAGAGCAAGGATGAGCCTGGATGGAAGGGTTCAGCTGCTACTAGTGCTTTTCGGCCAGCGGAACCACGAAAAGTTCTGGAGATGCCACCAAGTAGTCCTGACATGCCACCATCTGACTCTGCTGGGAAAGAGTGTCGTGCTCCActcaattttgatctgaatgaacCCGATGAGGGAGTTCTTGAAGACATGACCATGCAGAGCTTTTCTAAGACCACAGGCTTTGAGCTGGGGACAGAAAGCAATCTTGATGTACCCCCACAGATTTCTGGAGGACTTGATCTTGATCTAAATAGAACTGATGAAGGTACAGAAAATGGCCAGTTCTTAGCAAGCAGCTCCCATAGACTGGAGGTGCCACTTTTGACTGTAGGACCAGCATTAACAGTATTGCCTAGTAGGGAGGCCAATATGTTAAGGGACTTTGATTTGAATAATGGACCCATCCCTGATGAAGTTTCCGCTGAATCTATAACCAGGAgccaaaatataaaaaacatTAGCAGTATGCCCTTCTTATTTCCAGTTTCCAGCATCAGAACCAACGCTGCTGAGTTAGGAAGTGTATCATCATGGTTTCCCCCTGGTAGTTCTTATCCTGCTGTTGCTATACCATCCTTGACCAACAGAGAGCAGCCTTATCCAATTGTTGCAGCTCCAGGAACCCAAAGAATTTTGGGGCCGATTACTGCTAGTGGCCCCTTCGGGGGTGATGTTCACAGGGGAGCAGTGCTTTCATCATCTCCAGCCATGGCATTTACTCCTGCTGCAGCATTTCCTTATGCTGGCTTTACTTATGGGTCCAATTTTCCTCTTGCATCAACTTCATTTTCAGGTGCACCGACAACCTTTGTCGATTCATCATCTGGTGCTGGTTCAAGTTTCCCTGCGATTCCATCACCACTTGTTGGACCTGCTGGTACTGTTTTATCCAATTATCGAAGGCCTTACACGATGAGCTTTCCAGAGGGTAGTACTAGTGGCGGATCTGACAACACTCGGAAATGGATCACACCAAGTCTGGATCTCAATGCAGGTCCAGGAAATGCAGATATAGATGGAAGTTCCTGGGCATCGAGACAACTCTTGGTGACAACCTCCCAGGCTTTCACGGAGGAGCAGGTGAGAATGTATACAGTGCCAGGTGGGGGTTTGAAGAGGAAGGAGCCTGAAGGAGGTTGGGATGCCGACAGATCTGCCTACAAGCAACTCTCGTGGCAGTAA
- the LOC103986874 gene encoding uncharacterized protein LOC103986874 isoform X1: MHGREGEERKRRPHMWPVPAPGTALSASSAAHPPPPPTLAQPDNASSESDSPLSSRDSFLKDGRKIRVGDCALFQAGNAPPFIGIIRWFTKGKEDYLKLCVNWLYRPADVKLAKDVLLEAAPNEIFYSFHKDVIPAASLLHPCKVAFLRKGVELPAGISSFVCRRVYDITNKCLWWLTDQDYINERQDEVNQLLDKTRLEMHATIQSGERSPKSHNSPTSTQQLKSVSDSVHNTGFSLPSQTKGKRKDRSDQGTEHIKRERSFPKPDDGDSASFKCENMIKAEIVKITEKGGLVTTEGVEKLLNLMQLDRTEKKIDVAGRVLVADVIAATDRYDCLGRFVQLRGVPILDDWLQEVRKPKAGDGSSPKESDKAVEELLLALLRALAKLPVNLNALQTCNIGKSVNNLRNHKNSEIQKKARSLIDIWKKRVDAEITKTDDAKSVAPSQPVWQVKPGSSDISNAGNRRAGSTEVGVKSPATQTASCKIMPGKPGTSDAVVKSSSVTQGSLKKGSTLTTSTAVVLKDPLFKAAANIGSAEMPPTAGKEEKSSSLSQAQNNSQTCSTDRAKVGTSLKEDTRNSSAGSINAAKAVGSSRHRRSSNGASGTSSSGVQKETNLGKSGSLNKTTTLEKSSLSGLTCDKPIDTPAVDSGNNQRLILRLPNPAQSPAQSASGGSFEDPSISGSRASSPGVSDKHEYNDRRTKVKGDVCPNTATDANTESWQSNDVKELAVGAGGFISPAVDEEHVGTTEDTGKAAEAPIAACSSSGNDRGVFLTEPRTRGSFSSINALIESCVKYSEANTPLVVDDDIGMNLLASVAAGEMTTSDLISPTSSPGTSPVTEDPSTEAKPRLPSDDAAQSHFESDEVVVADSNKQENSVASILTKDASYQDGANFSGDNGIAVPLQDNKLISGHAEKSFAALSPKTEDYYATSELKLEGERDRHFSMSKPVKREKQDNDRAFQLEEQRLTDEKVLDCHTDCKLKERGLSADGSMHVECAYQTIGDGNPCNSEIACKNGCDFDLSSSGINTEKLVVEESQICTTGKETTEVVTSSDQQQLLITDDRSGDAVMSSHDVPCPENADESRTCVPGNIGGSHLESNDKQVDNSLNPSNLDESARPATASDTAGVEDLKVTEAHETSPVGSTSQEPPSSCTNQDTGYQSEAAGSRLSMGLASQETPLCCMNQDTENQSKPAGCRLSGIVGDGREDLASSLEASLLAVIADSDVASKLDFDLNEGIPGDDGNNGETAVSVATFCSTAIDLPCLSPFANPMSNVSPAPITVAAPAKGAFVPPENLLKSKDEPGWKGSAATSAFRPAEPRKVLEMPPSSPDMPPSDSAGKECRAPLNFDLNEPDEGVLEDMTMQSFSKTTGFELGTESNLDVPPQISGGLDLDLNRTDEGTENGQFLASSSHRLEVPLLTVGPALTVLPSREANMLRDFDLNNGPIPDEVSAESITRSQNIKNISSMPFLFPVSSIRTNAAELGSVSSWFPPGSSYPAVAIPSLTNREQPYPIVAAPGTQRILGPITASGPFGGDVHRGAVLSSSPAMAFTPAAAFPYAGFTYGSNFPLASTSFSGAPTTFVDSSSGAGSSFPAIPSPLVGPAGTVLSNYRRPYTMSFPEGSTSGGSDNTRKWITPSLDLNAGPGNADIDGSSWASRQLLVTTSQAFTEEQVRMYTVPGGGLKRKEPEGGWDADRSAYKQLSWQ; encoded by the exons ATGCATGGGCGGGAAGGTGAGGAGAGGAAACGGCGGCCGCACATGTGGCCGGTCCCTGCGCCCGGTACAGCTCTATCAGCATCGTCAGcagctcatcctcctcctcctcctactctagCTCAGCCGGACAACGCCTCCTCGGAGTCGGATTCCCCTCTGTCCTCACGCGATTCGTTCCTAAAG GATGGGCGTAAAATTCGAGTTGGTGATTGTGCTCTTTTTCAAGCTGGCAATGCACCACCTTTCATTGGAATAATTCGTTGGTTTACAAAAGGCAAAGAGGATTACCTAAAGTTATGTGTTAATTGGCTTTACCGACCTGCTGATGTTAAGCTTGCTAAAGATGTATTACTTGAAGCTGCTccaaatgaaattttttattcatttcacAAGGATGTGATACCCGCAGCTTCATTGCTTCACCCATGTAAAGTTGCGTTTCTACGAAAGGGTGTTGAGCTTCCAGCTGGGATATCTTCATTTGTTTGCAGACGAGTATATGACATTACTAACAAGTGTTTGTGGTGGTTAACTGATCAAGATTATATCAAT GAACGACAGGATGAAGTAAATCAGCTTTTGGACAAAACTCGACTAGAAATGCATGCAACAATTCAATCCGGTGAGCGTTCACCTAAATCACATAATAGTCCGACAAGCACACAACAGCTAAAATCTGTTTCAGACAGTGTACATAATACCGGCTTTTCTCTCCCGTCTCAGACCAAGGGGAAAAGAAAGGATAGGAGTGATCAGGGCACTGAGCATATCAAGAGAGAGCGTTCTTTTCCTAAACCAGATGATGGTGATTCTGCTAGCTTTAAATGTGAGAACATGATAAAAGCAGAAATAGTCAAAATAACAGAAAAAGGTGGACTTGTAACCACTGAGGGGGTTGAGAAATTGTTGAACCTGATGCAACTTGATAGAACTGAGAAGAAAATAGATGTTGCTGGTAGGGTGCTGGTTGCAGATGTGATTGCAGCCACTGATCGATATGATTGCCTTGGCAGGTTTGTGCAGCTTAGGGGTGTGCCGATTCTGGATGATTGGCTTCAGGAGGTGCGCAAACCTAAGGCTGGTGATGGTAGTAGTCCCAAAGAAAGTGATAAAGCTGTTGAGGAATTACTCTTGGCTCTTCTTCGTGCACTCGCTAAACTACCTGTGAACCTTAATGCTCTACAGACTTGTAACATTGGTAAATCTGTGAATAATTTACGGAACCATAAAAACTCAGAGATCCAGAAGAAAGCCAGGAGCCTTATTGACATTTGGAAGAAACGGGTTGATGCCGAAATCACAAAGACCGATGATGCAAAATCTGTTGCGCCGAGCCAACCTGTTTGGCAAGTAAAGCCAGGATCTTCTGATATTTCTAATGCGGGAAATAGACGTGCTGGATCGACTGAGGTGGGTGTGAAGAGCCCTGCAACTCAGACTGCATCATGTAAAATTATGCCTGGTAAGCCTGGAACATCAGATGCTGTTGTGAAGTCATCTTCAGTGACACAAGGGTCTTTGAAAAAGGGATCAACTCTGACAACATCTACTGCAGTTGTCTTGAAGGACCCACTTTTCAAAGCAGCCGCTAACATTGGGAGTGCAGAGATGCCACCAACAGCAGGCAAAGAAGAGAAGAGCAGTAGTTTAAGTCAAGCTCAGAACAATAGCCAGACTTGTTCTACTGATCGGGCAAAAGTTGGTACTTCGTTGAAGGAAGACACAAGGAATTCAAGTGCTGGGTCAATAAATGCTGCCAAGGCTGTCGGCTCATCTCGTCACCGAAGATCTAGCAATGGGGCCTCGGGAACCAGTAGTTCTGGAGTTCAGAAGGAAACTAATCTGGGTAAATCTGGTTCCCTCAATAAGACTACAACTTTGGAAAAATCATCACTATCAGGATTGACATGTGATAAACCAATTGATACGCCTGCTGTAGATAGTGGAAATAATCAGAGACTCATTCTTAGGCTTCCGAATCCTGCTCAAAGCCCTGCACAAAGTGCAAGTGGAGGTTCTTTTGAAGATCCATCAATTTCAGGCAGCAGAGCATCATCTCCTGGGGTCTCAGACAAGCATGAGTACAATGATCGTAGAACAAAAGTAAAGGGTGATGTTTGTCCTAATACTGCTACAGATGCTAATACAGAGTCTTGGCAGAGCAATGATGTCAAAGAACTGGCAGTAGGAGCTGGAGGTTTTATATCACCTGCTGTTGATGAAGAGCATGTTGGGACTACTGAAGATACCGGGAAGGCTGCAGAGGCTCCAATAGCTGCATGTTCATCATCTGGAAATGACAGGGGGGTCTTCTTGACTGAACCCAGGACAAGGGGATCTTTTAGTTCTATAAATGCCTTGATCGAAAGCTGTGTCAAATACTCTGAAGCAAATACTCCTTTGGTTGTTGATGATGATATTGGGATGAATCTACTTGCTAGTGTGGCAGCTGGAGAAATGACCACGTCTGACTTAATTTCTCCTACCAGCTCTCCTGGAACTTCGCCTGTGACAGAGGATCCGTCTACGGAGGCCAAGCCAAGGTTGCCAAGTGATGATGCAGCCCAGAGCCATTTTGAGTCAGATGAAGTTGTCGTTGCCGATTCCAATAAGCAAGAGAACAGTGTTGCTTCTATCTTAACTAAGGATGCCTCATATCAGGATGGTGCAAACTTTTCTGGAGACAATGGAATTGCTGTCCCCTTGCAGGATAACAAATTGATAAGCGGTCATGCGGAGAAATCTTTTGCTGCTCTGAGTCCTAAAACTGAAGACTATTATGCTACATCTGAGCTGAAACTTGAGGGAGAAAGAGATCGGCATTTTTCCATGTCCAAACCAGTTAAAAGGGAGAAGCAGGACAATGATAGAGCGTTTCAGCTTGAGGAACAACGGTTAACAGATGAGAAGGTTCTAGACTGTCATACAGATTGCAAGCTTAAAGAAAGAGGCTTATCAGCAGATGGAAGCATGCATGTTGAATGTGCTTATCAAACGATTGGAGATGGCAATCCATGTAACTCTGAAATTGCTTGCAAAAATGGATGTGATTTTGACCTTTCTTCTTCAGGGATTAATACAGAAAAGCTTGTTGTTGAGGAGTCTCAAATATGTACTACCGGAAAAGAAACAACCGAGGTTGTAACCTCATCTGACCAGCAGCAACTTCTGATAACAGATGATAGAAGTGGTGATGCTGTTATGTCATCTCATGATGTGCCGTGTCCTGAAAATGCTGATGAATCCAGGACTTGTGTGCCTGGTAACATAGGGGGAAGTCACTTGGAGTCAAATGATAAACAGGTAGATAACAGCCTCAATCCAAGTAACCTTGATGAATCAGCTAGACCAGCAACTGCCTCCGACACTGCTGGGGTTGAAGATTTGAAAGTAACGGAGGCTCATGAAACTTCTCCAGTGGGATCAACCAGTCAAGAACCACCATCGAGTTGTACGAACCAAGATACTGGTTATCAATCAGAGGCTGCTGGTTCTAGGTTATCAATGGGATTAGCCAGTCAAGAAACACCATTGTGTTGTATGAACCAAGATACTGAGAATCAATCAAAGCCTGCTGGTTGTAGATTATCTGGGATTGTTGGAGATGGGAGGGAGGATCTTGCGTCATCTTTAGAGGCCTCTTTATTGGCTGTTATTGCTGATTCAGATGTTGCCAGTAAGCTTGACTTTGATTTGAATGAAGGCATCCCTGGAGATGATGGAAACAATGGTGAGACTGCTGTTTCAGTTGCAACATTCTGCTCCACGGCAATTGATTTGCCCTGCCTGTCTCCTTTTGCAAATCCAATGTCAAATGTCTCACCTGCTCCAATAACAGTAGCTGCACCAGCAAAAGGGGCTTTTGTTCCACCTGAAAACTTGCTTAAGAGCAAGGATGAGCCTGGATGGAAGGGTTCAGCTGCTACTAGTGCTTTTCGGCCAGCGGAACCACGAAAAGTTCTGGAGATGCCACCAAGTAGTCCTGACATGCCACCATCTGACTCTGCTGGGAAAGAGTGTCGTGCTCCActcaattttgatctgaatgaacCCGATGAGGGAGTTCTTGAAGACATGACCATGCAGAGCTTTTCTAAGACCACAGGCTTTGAGCTGGGGACAGAAAGCAATCTTGATGTACCCCCACAGATTTCTGGAGGACTTGATCTTGATCTAAATAGAACTGATGAAGGTACAGAAAATGGCCAGTTCTTAGCAAGCAGCTCCCATAGACTGGAGGTGCCACTTTTGACTGTAGGACCAGCATTAACAGTATTGCCTAGTAGGGAGGCCAATATGTTAAGGGACTTTGATTTGAATAATGGACCCATCCCTGATGAAGTTTCCGCTGAATCTATAACCAGGAgccaaaatataaaaaacatTAGCAGTATGCCCTTCTTATTTCCAGTTTCCAGCATCAGAACCAACGCTGCTGAGTTAGGAAGTGTATCATCATGGTTTCCCCCTGGTAGTTCTTATCCTGCTGTTGCTATACCATCCTTGACCAACAGAGAGCAGCCTTATCCAATTGTTGCAGCTCCAGGAACCCAAAGAATTTTGGGGCCGATTACTGCTAGTGGCCCCTTCGGGGGTGATGTTCACAGGGGAGCAGTGCTTTCATCATCTCCAGCCATGGCATTTACTCCTGCTGCAGCATTTCCTTATGCTGGCTTTACTTATGGGTCCAATTTTCCTCTTGCATCAACTTCATTTTCAGGTGCACCGACAACCTTTGTCGATTCATCATCTGGTGCTGGTTCAAGTTTCCCTGCGATTCCATCACCACTTGTTGGACCTGCTGGTACTGTTTTATCCAATTATCGAAGGCCTTACACGATGAGCTTTCCAGAGGGTAGTACTAGTGGCGGATCTGACAACACTCGGAAATGGATCACACCAAGTCTGGATCTCAATGCAGGTCCAGGAAATGCAGATATAGATGGAAGTTCCTGGGCATCGAGACAACTCTTGGTGACAACCTCCCAGGCTTTCACGGAGGAGCAGGTGAGAATGTATACAGTGCCAGGTGGGGGTTTGAAGAGGAAGGAGCCTGAAGGAGGTTGGGATGCCGACAGATCTGCCTACAAGCAACTCTCGTGGCAGTAA
- the LOC135641538 gene encoding uncharacterized protein LOC135641538, which produces MAFSPCRLLRLVRRHRTLATAASSSRAVAVFWDLDNKPPNTIPPYDAAVRLHLAAASFGPLRFSVAYANHHAFRHLPAPVRAAGAERRAADHLEAAKPSRVPSYLCRVCGRRFFAHAKLVNHFRQIHEREQEKRLRRIDSATGGRRVRLVAALSLKMEKYKKAARELLTPEVGYGLADELRRAGVVVRTVDDRPEAADRALREHMVETMDRGKVGCLVLVSDDSGFLGVMREARMRCLKTVVVGDEGDGALKRYADSALSWKDVVSGKAKKEAASAVGRWKDRDLLKKLEWRHMPEEEEGESDIFDDDSDAGDEEDGCLGLVGERDKKPWWKLNSDSNDLH; this is translated from the coding sequence ATGGCGTTCTCCCCCTGCCGCCTCCTCCGTCTCGTCCGCCGTCACCGGACCCTCGCCACCGCTGCTTCCTCCTCCCGGGCCGTCGCCGTGTTCTGGGACCTCGATAACAAGCCGCCCAACACCATCCCGCCCTACGACGCTGCCGTCCGCCTCCACCTCGCCGCCGCCTCCTTCGGCCCCCTACGCTTCTCCGTCGCCTACGCCAACCACCACGCCTTTCGCCACCTCCCTGCCCCCGTCCGTGCCGCTGGCGCCGAACGCCGTGCTGCCGACCACCTCGAGGCTGCGAAACCCTCCCGTGTCCCCTCCTACCTCTGCCGCGTCTGCGGCCGCCGCTTCTTCGCCCACGCCAAGCTCGTCAACCACTTCAGGCAGATCCACGAGCGCGAGCAGGAGAAGCGCCTCCGCCGCATCGACTCGGCCACCGGCGGCCGCAGGGTCCGGCTCGTGGCCGCGCTGTCGCTGAAGATGGAGAAGTACAAGAAGGCCGCGAGGGAACTGTTGACCCCCGAAGTCGGGTACGGACTCGCCGACGAGCTCCGCCGGGCTGGGGTTGTGGTCCGGACTGTCGATGACCGACCGGAGGCGGCCGACCGGGCGCTGAGAGAGCACATGGTGGAGACGATGGATCGGGGGAAGGTTGGATGCTTGGTGTTGGTCTCGGACGATTCCGGGTTTCTTGGAGTGATGAGAGAGGCCAGGATGAGGTGTTTGAAGACGGTTGTGGTGGGGGACGAGGGCGACGGGGCATTGAAGAGGTACGCAGATTCAGCGCTGTCATGGAAGGATGTAGTCTCGGGCAAGGCAAAGAAGGAGGCGGCCAGTGCAGTGGGCAGGTGGAAAGATCGGGATTtactgaagaaattagagtggagGCATATgccagaggaagaggaaggcgaaagtgatatttttgatgatgacagtgACGCTGGGGATGAGGAAGATGGGTGCCTGGGCTTGGTGGGAGAGAGGGATAAGAAACCTTGGTGGAAGTTGAATTCAGATTCAAATGATCTACATTAA